Sequence from the Candidatus Saccharimonadales bacterium genome:
ACCACGGTGGTCGGATCAACCACGCCGTCGGTTTTCATATCGATTAGCTTGCTCGGACTATTGACGTTAAATCCCCAGCCGGTCTTTTTGCTTTTTAAGACTTCCGGCAGTTTTTCATCGGCGTTAATGCCGGCATTGGACATGAGTTGCCTAAATGGTTGGACCAAAGAGTTTTTCAACACGGTCGCGCCCGCGGCGTGAGAATCGTTGCCGCTGGCGTCTATCAGCTTGCTCAAATCGACCAGCGTCACTGCCCCGCCGGCTACTATGCCTTCATCTAAGGCGGCTTTGACGGCCGCTACGGCGTCGTCGACGCGGAATTTCTTCTCTTCGATTTCGGTCTCTGTCGCTCCGCCAACTTTAATGACGGCGACTTTGCCGCTCAAGGCCGCCCGGCGTTTTTCCAGATTTTCTTTGTCATACTCGCTGGTGGCGGCCGCGGCTTGGGCGGTTATTTGTTTGATTCTGGCGTCGACTTCAGTTGGCGAACCATTACCTTCAATAATGGTGGTGTCGTCTTTGGTAACGATGACTTTTCTAGCCGTACCGAGCATAGCTAGATCGGTGTTCTCAAAGCTATAGCCCTGGTCTTCGGTGATGACGGTGGCGCCGGTCAAAATAGCGATATCCTGCAAGATGTCTTTGCGCCGATCGCCAAATGCCGGAGCCTTGACTCCGACGGTATTAAATGTGCCTTTTAGTTTGTTTAGAATTAGTGTGCCCATGGCCTCGCCCTCGATATCCTCGGCGATGATGACGAGGTCTTTTTTGCCCGCCTGGGCGGCTTTCTCTAAGACTGGCAGAAATTCCTGGACGCTGGAGATTTTTTTGTCGGTGATCAATATCAGGGGCTTTTCGTAAACGGCTTCCATCCGGGCCGGGTCGGTCACCATGTAGGGCGATACGAAACCGCGATCCATTGTAAAGCCCTCGACGACCTCAGATTCCATTTGCAGACCCTGGCCTTCCTCGACCGTTACGACGCCGTCTTTGCCGACCTTATCGATAACGTCGGCGATAAGGTTGCCAATCGCATTATCGCCGGCGGAGATAGTAGCGACTTCAGCGACGCGGGACTTATCGCTGCCGATGTTCTCGCTCATACCGGCCAGCTTTTTAATGACTTCGGCGGCGGCTTCTTCGACACCCTTTCTGAGTTCCATCGGATTGTGGCCGGCGGCGATCAATTTATTGGCTTCGTTTAAGATATGAAAAGTTAAAACCGTAACGGTTGTGGTTCCGTCACCAGCCACGTCGTTCATTTTGTTAGCGGCCTGCTTAATAAGCTCTGCTCCAACACTTGAGCCGAGCAGTTCGTCGTCTTCATCCGGCAGTTCGATGCCCTTGGCTACCGTCACGCCGTCATGGGTGACAGTCGGCCCGCCGTAACTCTTACTTAAAACCACGTTTCGGCCCTTGGGCCCCAAGGTTACTTTGACGGCGTCGTGCAGCATTTGGGCGCCGGCCAGCACTCGGCGGCGGGCGTCATCGTCATAAAATATTTTTTTAGCCATTTAGTCTTCTCCTTTCAGCTAATTCTCTTTTAGAAAGCGTTTCGACTTCCCCCGTTTCTTTATCCAAAAAATTTTCAAACTTAGGCAAACCAGCAACGGACTCCATTATTTACCTACCGTTGCTAAAATATCTTCTTCTTTGACCAGGATATATTCGCTGCCATCCAGTTTCACTTCCGTGGTCGAATACTCTTTGTATAAAATTTTGTCGCCGGATTTGACGCTTTTAACGTCTTTGCCGACAGAAATGACTTTGGCCATAACGGGCTTTTCTTTGGCGTTGTCCGGCAGGTAGAGTCCAGAAGCCGTTTTGGCCTCCCGTTCGACCGGCTCGGCTACGACCCACTCAGCCAGGGGGGTAATTTTGGCGCTCATAACTTATCTTCTCCTCCTAAAGTTAAACTCGTGTTCTTCTAAAAATATTTTAGCACTTGGTTAATGTGAGTGCTAATTTCAGTTAAAGATAGTACAAACCACCGGCCGGTCTGTCAAGGTTTCGGTCGGTAATCTAGTGTAGTCTAGGGCCGCGATACCCGGCGGTTAAGCCAGCAAGCATAAGGACTATGCGTAGTTGACTCTGACCCCATATTTTGCTAGTATATCTACCCCGGAAACGAAGAGCCGTTAAACCACTTCGTCGCACTTTATTTAGAATATCAGCCCCGCCTTCGTCGTTCCGCCGCAAGCCGGAGTCTCCTCCCACGACTCTAGCATAGGCAATCTCTGTCGCAGAGAGAGCGATGAAGGTATCGACCGGCGAGGCTCTCCCGCGCTGGCGGAGACTCGCTGATCGAGATCCGGACGCGCCGGTTGAGTTGAGGTCTCCGTTCCTGGCGGGACAGCTCAAGCTGCCTGCAAGAGATTTCCTCAACCGCGCGTTCCGGATTAAACCCGGGATTATTACCAATAATCCTCTCTATTAAGCTCAGGTTACCGATAGTTTTGGCCTCACCCGCCACCGCCGCAAATTATCGATAAAAACCTGAGCTTCTTTCTTTTCTAAGCTTGACAGAGGCAGCACTTAGTGGTTATCTTTAATGCCATATCGAAGGCGCCTGGTCGGTGCGCAACAAAATCGGCCATTTTTGGTGCTTTCGAAGGCACTTTTAGAGACTGGAGGTAAGCAAGCAATTTGTCCGCCTACGTGGGAGGAATATCCTTTGGCAGACAGAATTCGGCCTCGTGACGCCCGCGTCTTTCGACGTACGTCAAGACGTGATAAGCCACGGAGCACTCGCCGCCAGACGATGCAGGCAGTCCTTGCCACGCGGCGTCTGAGGTGAGATCAAACCGCCCAGGGTAGCGACACCCTGGCCGGTTCAGCCAGTGCAAGGAAGGGGAACCTAAAAATGGTTCTGAACGTCCGAAATCGGATCGGAACATCGTCCGGTTCGGTCCAGATCATGCTCGACGGCTCACTTCTCTCGGGGACGTATCGTCCAGCATGTGGGGGTGACCTAACTCGTCTCGAGATCGGGGGCAAGACCATCCTCGGCGTGTTCGAGACGTGGTTCGACGAAGAGGTCTTCAACCAAGCTTCAGGGGGAGCCAAGCGGAGTTCACGCTCGTGACCATGACCACCCACGACGCAGACGTCTACATCGTCGACGTCATAGGTCTCAGCAGTCTCCACATCGGCCGCGAGGTGGAGATCAAGGACGACGGCGGTTTGAGCCTCAGGTTGGCCATCAACTACCAGGCTCTGAGCAGGACGTGCAACGTCAGACGGCTGAGTCGGCTGATCGGAGAGATCCGGAGCCAGACCATTCAGGACATACCAGTTTGCTGTGCGGCGCTCGTTCTGCGCGTGCCGTATGGCACAGGTATTCAGGAAGCCGTCGACGAGTTCGTCAAGCTGCTGTGCCAGCGCATCGCTGCGCTCGACGAAATCGAGTTCGAGGCCCTGTTCTCGCCTCGGTACTTCGAGGACAGCGGGACCGCAGTCCACGGCCTGCCCTCGACCAACGATTTCGATCAAGAAGTCGTGGTAGCCCTCACCTGATCAGAGGCGCGTAAAGGCTATCAATTCGCCTTGGCGAATACGCTCACGTGACCCCCACCTCGGGTCAACGTTGCTTACCTCCAAGCTCGTCTGGAGCTGCTTAAGTGTAGGTTCTACCCCTGCTTATGCAGCCTTCAGACCAAAACCAGGGCCTAGGCTCTCGGATATAACAGGTTTCAATGGTTCCTAACGGAACTGTTACCCTGAGATATCACGAGAACCAAGGCCCTTAATTTTTTTTAGGACTACTTCCACTCATGAAGGTACTCGTTAAGTGTTCTATTTCTTCTCTTAGCTGACGGGATCTTGGATCAGGTGATTCAAATCTCGTACTAAGGAACCATCTGCCTACTCGTTGGGCCTTACTATTTGAGCGGGCTGAATTTATGGTGTCTCTATTCCCTACTCCCCGCCCAATAATTGAATCTTCTCTATACCAAACTGGTAGCTCGGCGTTAGCAGTTCCACCGCCGGCAATAGTTATATGCTTGGGGATCATCCAGTATTTACCTGATATGTTAGCGCGAGGAAAAGCCCGCCTAAAAATAGCCTTTGCGATATCGAGGGTGTCCCCAGATGTCTTAACCTCGTCAATTATCACTACATTTTTTTCGTCAAATATAGAAGGTTTAGTCATCACATCTGAGCCAACTTCGCCTGCGCCGTTGTCCTGAACTGGTCTTTGCAAAAAGAGTGCTCTAAGTTCATTAATTCTATGAAAGTCTATGCGATCGGCGTTGATATGGGACAGATTAGATCCTACCTCATCTCTCCATTGTTCTCGATCAATGTTTACAAATTTTATATCCGGCCTGGGAGTGTCATTTCTGACGGTATCCCACATTTGATCCATCATCCATGATACCGGGCGGGCTGACTTGTCTAGAAACACGACATAGTCCGGATGGCTATCCGCCAAGGTGTCTATCAACCTCTCGGTGCGTCTTAGATATTCGGCTCTGAGCTGTTCATCAGATACATCTTCACCAGCGCGACGTATGCCAGTTAGAATCTGATATTGAAAATTCTCAGAGGATTCTTCTGCATTCGACTGCTCATTGTCTGTAGGAGATTTTAATGACATGTTTGTTTTGGCTGACTTAACCCATATATAATACCAAATAACTAGTAAAAAGTCAATATTTGTATTATAATATTTGCTATGGAACTATCTGGACGACCAGCCCAAGATGAGACTGTCCCCATTCGGCGGGGCGTACGGGGCATAACCAAACTGTTGATTGGTATGGTGCTGGACAACGCGGCCGATCGTTTGATGAGGAATCCCGCCACCGGCGAGCCATGGAATCTTTGGCCAGATTTGGGCGACGGCCCAAAACCAGACCACGAGCCAAACGAAGTTTCACTTGACCCTCAGCGGGTTATTCCGGAATCTCTTAAGGGCGTGACGGTTAAAAAAACTGATGAAAAGGGTAGTTTAACCGCCGAATTTTAAGCGGCTAACTTCTTTTCAAACATTGTGTCGTAGTGGCTTAAGACTGAATCAACAGTTGGTAATTTGAATCTGTTGTTAGCGGTTAATCTCATTTTGACCATTTGAGCATGCTCTGTAAACTTACGTTTCAAATAAGTATCGATATTTTCATTGGCTTCGCGGTCGTTACTAATAGCCTCTTTGGCACTGATTATTGTTATGGGTCGAGCATACCATCCACTTGTTTTACTGAAGCCGTCGATATGTCCAATATCAGTTATTGATTCGGTCCCAGCTCCATCGGTTTTACATTGCAGAAAGTGGCGCCCGCTTCTATCAGCCACTAAGATGTCAATCGACTGTTTATTGTCCCATATGCCCCCTGTCATCTCGTGGCGCGGATAATCTTCTCGAGGGTAAGCGCTCCTGACATATGACGATGCGTATAACTGGTGGCGCATTATGTAGTCTCTATAGGCTAATGTAACTAACCATTCAAAGGCTATGCCGGGCAAAACCTGATCGGATTTTATCCAGTCTGTGTAAGTATTAATGTATCGAATCTGTGCTCGTCTGAAATTATTTTCGATGTCGCTAGCTTTGTGTCCGGCCCTTGCTTCCAAGTGAAGTTTGTAAAACTCAATATCAAATTGTCGTCTGAGCATTGAAGTCACGGCCTCGGGATTTTCGTGCAATCTATCAACGTCCAGCTTCGACAGGATTTTCGAGGATTCCAGAGCTGATTTGCCTGCACTCTCATACCCTGATCCCGGTATCATCAAAAAGATGCCGGCTTCTTGCAGCATAGCCGCCATAACATTATTAAACGTGTGTCGTTTTGAAGGTCCCTCAATGAGGCGGCTAATTTTGATTATTGATTCAGGATCCAGCTCGTTTATAAAGCCGGCAGCGTTTTCAGTGTTGTTAGAATTTCTTCTGCTGCCGACTAGAGCCGGTACGAGAGCGGTCACATACTCCGCCGTATTAGCCTCAGGTTCCAACACTCCGAGCGACCAATAAGCTTTGTGGGCGACGATTTTGGCTTCGTGATCGGTTATTGTTGGCAACCGTGAGGGGTGGGCGTTATTAACAATGAAATTATTCTTAAGAAATTTTTGATTTGAACTAAACCTCGTTTTAGGAGCTAAACCACTGGCTGGGTCTTGCACCGCAAGTTTACCTAGCGCGGTCACGCGGTCGTTGTTAAGTCTTTCAACTTCAGTCCAAAAATTTAGGGGTGTTATATCCGGGTTACCGACAAGCTCCTCAAGGTTCATCCTCTGAGGGGCTTGTTGAGTCATCTCAGGCTAGCCTTTTTGTTTTATTCGGCATGTTAGAGTCTAGTGTAAACAAAAACTTTCGCTTTTGTCAAAACCCTCGTGCTTTAC
This genomic interval carries:
- a CDS encoding co-chaperone GroES — encoded protein: MSAKITPLAEWVVAEPVEREAKTASGLYLPDNAKEKPVMAKVISVGKDVKSVKSGDKILYKEYSTTEVKLDGSEYILVKEEDILATVGK
- the groL gene encoding chaperonin GroEL (60 kDa chaperone family; promotes refolding of misfolded polypeptides especially under stressful conditions; forms two stacked rings of heptamers to form a barrel-shaped 14mer; ends can be capped by GroES; misfolded proteins enter the barrel where they are refolded when GroES binds): MAKKIFYDDDARRRVLAGAQMLHDAVKVTLGPKGRNVVLSKSYGGPTVTHDGVTVAKGIELPDEDDELLGSSVGAELIKQAANKMNDVAGDGTTTVTVLTFHILNEANKLIAAGHNPMELRKGVEEAAAEVIKKLAGMSENIGSDKSRVAEVATISAGDNAIGNLIADVIDKVGKDGVVTVEEGQGLQMESEVVEGFTMDRGFVSPYMVTDPARMEAVYEKPLILITDKKISSVQEFLPVLEKAAQAGKKDLVIIAEDIEGEAMGTLILNKLKGTFNTVGVKAPAFGDRRKDILQDIAILTGATVITEDQGYSFENTDLAMLGTARKVIVTKDDTTIIEGNGSPTEVDARIKQITAQAAAATSEYDKENLEKRRAALSGKVAVIKVGGATETEIEEKKFRVDDAVAAVKAALDEGIVAGGAVTLVDLSKLIDASGNDSHAAGATVLKNSLVQPFRQLMSNAGINADEKLPEVLKSKKTGWGFNVNSPSKLIDMKTDGVVDPTTVVKEAVQNAASIAATAMTMGALVVDIPEKNTPAPASGGMGMDY